From one Tepidimicrobium xylanilyticum genomic stretch:
- a CDS encoding AgrD family cyclic lactone autoinducer peptide, which translates to MKNMKIKVLENVAKLSKKAVSTAEGKQSMFIFFEPKKPEKK; encoded by the coding sequence ATGAAAAACATGAAGATAAAGGTATTAGAAAATGTTGCTAAATTATCAAAGAAAGCAGTTTCAACGGCAGAAGGAAAGCAGTCCATGTTTATATTCTTTGAACCAAAGAAGCCAGAGAAGAAGTAA
- a CDS encoding accessory gene regulator ArgB-like protein, which yields MLHKLAEDISFYLITNKVIDIEDRDIYIYGLELLISTLFTSISILILGFLIRDWISAVAYLSVYFFLKSYTGGYHAKHYYECYIYSIFVFIVLIIAKNIIVPIYRPIIGLFSLIFSIIVVFKFAPVTNKNNPKTEEEILKNKKIARRRILILSIMVILGYTVKSKLIDLWLMLALTEFSIAYSILKAKFLDKST from the coding sequence ATGTTACATAAATTAGCAGAGGATATAAGCTTTTACCTTATAACCAATAAAGTAATAGATATAGAGGATAGGGATATTTATATCTATGGATTAGAATTACTTATTTCTACTTTATTTACATCCATTAGCATATTGATTCTAGGATTTTTAATAAGGGATTGGATTTCAGCGGTAGCATATTTATCTGTGTATTTTTTTCTGAAATCCTACACAGGAGGCTATCATGCAAAACATTATTATGAATGTTATATCTATTCAATATTTGTTTTTATTGTATTAATAATTGCAAAGAATATAATTGTACCTATTTATAGGCCAATTATCGGGTTATTTTCACTGATTTTTTCTATAATAGTCGTATTTAAATTTGCTCCCGTTACAAACAAGAACAACCCAAAGACTGAAGAGGAGATTTTAAAAAACAAGAAAATAGCTAGAAGAAGAATATTAATTTTGAGCATAATGGTAATCTTAGGATATACAGTAAAATCTAAACTGATAGACCTATGGCTTATGCTTGCTTTAACAGAGTTTTCAATTGCATATTCAATACTCAAGGCAAAGTTTTTAGATAAGAGTACTTAA